The following are encoded in a window of Flavobacterium cupriresistens genomic DNA:
- a CDS encoding helix-turn-helix domain-containing protein, which produces MSTLTKPNHIGRKISRIRELRDMKQEALAQALGTNQQAISAIENSETIDEEKLIEVAKALGVTVEAIKNFSEEAAINYFNSFNEAVNNSHFGNNNQCTFNPLDKLIETVEENKKLYERLLQSEKDKIEYLEKLLKGK; this is translated from the coding sequence ATGAGCACACTAACAAAACCAAATCATATAGGGCGCAAAATAAGCCGTATTCGTGAACTTCGTGATATGAAACAGGAAGCTTTGGCGCAAGCTTTAGGAACAAACCAACAAGCTATATCGGCTATAGAAAATAGTGAGACGATTGATGAGGAAAAACTTATTGAAGTAGCAAAAGCGCTTGGTGTGACGGTTGAAGCCATTAAGAATTTTTCCGAAGAAGCTGCGATTAATTATTTCAATAGTTTTAATGAAGCGGTAAATAACAGTCATTTTGGGAATAACAATCAGTGTACTTTCAATCCGTTAGATAAATTAATAGAGACAGTAGAAGAAAATAAAAAGCTCTACGAACGTTTGCTTCAATCCGAAAAAGACAAAATCGAATATTTAGAAAAATTATTAAAAGGAAAATAA
- a CDS encoding type II toxin-antitoxin system ParD family antitoxin, with amino-acid sequence MRKNRSISLGSYFENFIEDSLSNGRFKNASEVVRAGLHLLEEEESRLSILKNAIQQGINSGRVEDFDPNEHLKILKSK; translated from the coding sequence ATGAGAAAGAACAGATCCATATCATTGGGCAGTTATTTTGAAAATTTCATAGAAGACAGCCTCTCTAATGGCAGATTTAAAAATGCCAGTGAAGTTGTCCGGGCAGGTTTACATCTTTTGGAAGAAGAAGAAAGCAGACTTTCAATTTTAAAAAATGCTATTCAGCAAGGAATAAATAGTGGAAGAGTGGAGGATTTCGATCCAAATGAACATTTAAAAATCTTGAAATCCAAATAG
- a CDS encoding murein L,D-transpeptidase catalytic domain-containing protein, translating to MRKIILSLLILIIVLFGIILFVKNPKEEKVFDKKADNKFTKRVSAVKKLVASDSKYSNKTAFFIDMKISSGKNRFFVYDLQNNRVIDKGLVAHGSGSETKVEGELKFSNVNNSLSTSLGKYYIGYSYNGDFGKAYKLHGLDKTNDNAFLRNIVLHKYSKVPYEEQDTPICNSYGCPMVNERFYKRIEKLIDASDKKIVLDIYY from the coding sequence ATGCGTAAAATAATCCTCTCTTTGCTAATTCTTATAATTGTGCTATTTGGTATAATATTATTTGTAAAGAATCCTAAAGAAGAGAAAGTTTTTGATAAAAAAGCTGACAATAAATTTACCAAAAGAGTTAGTGCAGTAAAAAAACTAGTTGCGAGTGATTCTAAATACAGTAACAAAACTGCCTTTTTTATCGACATGAAAATTAGTTCGGGAAAGAACAGATTCTTTGTTTATGATTTACAAAATAATAGAGTAATTGATAAAGGTTTAGTGGCTCACGGTTCGGGATCTGAAACAAAAGTTGAAGGAGAATTGAAATTTAGCAATGTCAATAATTCACTTTCTACATCATTAGGAAAATATTACATTGGGTATAGTTATAACGGAGATTTCGGAAAGGCATACAAATTACATGGTTTAGACAAGACAAATGACAATGCCTTTTTAAGAAATATTGTTTTGCATAAGTATAGTAAGGTTCCGTATGAGGAACAAGATACCCCGATTTGCAACAGTTACGGTTGTCCAATGGTCAATGAAAGGTTTTATAAACGAATCGAGAAGCTAATTGATGCTTCTGATAAGAAGATTGTTTTAGATATTTATTACTGA
- a CDS encoding penicillin-binding protein activator LpoB: MRNLYFLLVLLLNSLVGYSQAATKPVVGVAAFTSEVDSKYSGAVAEKVVQIVTNTRRFTVVDRTSYDKVKEELEFQKTEAFLDSKNTAKQDVALAAQNMIIGNILKMSVYAIKNTDGSVNGYKSSVAFTLKVNEVETGQTTEAESFQTSVSPLMLSPESAVNEALKSIEPKLSEYFIKTFPLTTKISKVLTVKKESAAVVLISGGKEFGFKEGDKLIVEKNELIDGKPYPSQIGELKVVKVAGNDFSECAVSDGGKEILSRFNAAEKLTCKLIVK, encoded by the coding sequence ATGAGAAATTTATATTTTCTTTTAGTACTGCTTTTGAATAGCCTTGTGGGCTATTCACAAGCAGCAACGAAACCGGTTGTAGGTGTTGCTGCTTTTACGTCTGAAGTAGATTCTAAATATTCGGGAGCAGTTGCCGAAAAAGTAGTTCAGATTGTTACTAATACAAGACGTTTTACCGTTGTTGACAGAACAAGTTATGACAAAGTAAAAGAGGAATTGGAGTTTCAAAAAACGGAAGCTTTTCTTGATAGTAAAAACACTGCCAAACAAGATGTTGCTTTGGCGGCCCAAAATATGATTATTGGGAATATACTAAAAATGAGTGTTTACGCGATAAAAAATACAGACGGTAGTGTAAACGGTTACAAATCAAGTGTTGCTTTTACGCTAAAAGTAAACGAAGTAGAAACAGGACAAACTACTGAGGCAGAAAGTTTTCAAACCTCTGTTAGTCCGTTGATGTTATCACCTGAAAGTGCTGTGAACGAAGCTTTGAAGTCTATTGAACCTAAATTGAGTGAGTATTTTATCAAAACCTTTCCGTTAACAACAAAAATCAGTAAAGTCCTGACCGTAAAAAAAGAATCAGCTGCTGTTGTTTTAATTTCAGGTGGTAAAGAATTTGGTTTTAAAGAAGGAGACAAATTAATCGTTGAAAAAAACGAATTGATTGACGGTAAGCCTTACCCATCTCAGATCGGAGAATTAAAAGTGGTTAAAGTAGCCGGAAATGATTTCTCTGAATGTGCTGTTTCTGACGGCGGGAAAGAAATTTTGTCAAGATTTAATGCGGCAGAAAAATTGACGTGTAAACTAATCGTAAAATAA
- a CDS encoding DUF6175 family protein: MKYKYINYMILFVTLCVTNFAFSQNPATNSGGQVVTVQPKIMVIPYTREGEDLRTVLEDDPNKRIAITKIKEGFDSRGFTTVDFIAKLKAAKDNHVFTSDNQTDIKSQIIQMSGADVYVQAEVIIDNTSSGNSVKLILTAYEASTGNSLANKVGESGRFYTEDYNKLASKAVESCIQDFLNVMQAKFTDIVNNGKSVIVDISFDAGSQHNMASEIGSDGLPLSDQIEAWMEKNAFKNNYHIQGTTDLKMILDDVKIPLKDQATGNNYNPNKFALELFKFFKGLGLQPAKDVKSSTIYITIK, encoded by the coding sequence ATGAAATATAAATATATTAATTATATGATTTTATTTGTAACGTTATGCGTTACAAATTTTGCATTTAGTCAAAATCCTGCAACAAATAGCGGTGGGCAAGTAGTAACAGTTCAACCCAAAATAATGGTAATCCCTTATACAAGAGAAGGGGAAGATTTGAGGACTGTTTTAGAAGATGATCCAAACAAAAGAATTGCCATAACAAAAATAAAGGAAGGTTTTGACAGCAGAGGTTTTACAACTGTAGATTTTATTGCAAAATTAAAAGCTGCCAAAGACAATCACGTTTTTACCTCAGATAATCAAACGGATATTAAGTCGCAGATTATTCAAATGTCCGGTGCAGATGTTTATGTGCAGGCAGAAGTTATCATTGACAATACAAGTTCGGGAAATTCGGTTAAGTTAATTTTGACGGCTTATGAAGCATCAACCGGAAATTCATTGGCGAATAAAGTTGGAGAAAGCGGAAGATTTTACACCGAAGATTACAACAAATTAGCCTCAAAAGCGGTTGAAAGTTGTATTCAGGATTTTCTTAATGTTATGCAAGCCAAATTTACAGACATTGTAAATAATGGTAAGTCTGTAATTGTAGACATTAGTTTTGATGCGGGTTCACAGCACAATATGGCGTCGGAAATTGGTTCTGATGGTTTACCATTATCTGACCAAATCGAGGCCTGGATGGAAAAAAATGCCTTTAAAAACAATTATCATATTCAGGGAACAACTGACTTGAAAATGATACTTGACGATGTTAAAATCCCATTAAAGGATCAAGCAACGGGTAATAATTACAATCCAAATAAATTTGCGCTTGAGCTTTTTAAATTCTTCAAAGGATTAGGATTGCAACCGGCAAAAGATGTTAAAAGCAGTACTATTTACATCACAATTAAATAA
- a CDS encoding T9SS type A sorting domain-containing protein yields the protein MTRFIKLGLVVAVFLTTVFTYAIDGKGDYILYIKTGNGKVVSFTINTVEKSSFSIFDVNNNLVYTGTSATDELEISKTLSLEAYPAGTYTLEVTENGKITKHEITVSTKKTKTVKLDESVNKSPAFRR from the coding sequence ATGACAAGATTTATCAAATTAGGCTTGGTTGTAGCCGTGTTTTTAACAACTGTATTTACTTATGCAATTGATGGAAAAGGGGATTATATCTTGTATATAAAAACCGGAAATGGAAAGGTAGTAAGCTTTACTATAAACACCGTTGAGAAATCAAGTTTTTCAATCTTCGACGTAAATAATAATTTAGTCTATACAGGAACTTCTGCTACAGATGAATTAGAAATTTCAAAAACATTAAGTTTAGAAGCTTATCCAGCTGGAACTTATACCTTGGAAGTAACTGAAAATGGTAAAATCACAAAGCATGAAATTACGGTTTCAACAAAGAAAACAAAAACCGTTAAACTTGACGAATCTGTAAATAAAAGTCCAGCATTCCGTCGTTAA
- a CDS encoding secretion protein, translated as MKKILKLSLVCAVLFTGMSSYAIDGNEDFNLHVLKANGKQITFALNQVKKAHLAIYDKENTLIYSENASGTVGILRTFNLEELPQGTYFLEVEDNAKKVRHEITITDDTSVLSRKAVSSVYKTGLSAKNSSIAVR; from the coding sequence ATGAAAAAGATTTTAAAATTAAGTTTAGTATGTGCAGTGCTTTTCACAGGAATGAGCTCTTATGCAATCGACGGGAATGAAGATTTTAATCTTCATGTATTAAAAGCAAACGGAAAACAAATTACGTTTGCATTGAATCAGGTTAAGAAAGCCCATTTGGCGATCTATGACAAAGAGAATACTCTTATTTATTCTGAAAATGCTTCGGGCACAGTTGGAATTTTGAGAACTTTTAACCTGGAAGAATTACCGCAAGGAACGTACTTCTTAGAAGTGGAAGATAATGCAAAAAAAGTAAGACATGAAATTACAATTACGGATGACACATCTGTTTTATCCCGAAAAGCAGTTTCATCTGTTTACAAAACCGGTTTGTCTGCCAAAAACAGCAGCATAGCGGTACGTTAA